In Kryptolebias marmoratus isolate JLee-2015 linkage group LG22, ASM164957v2, whole genome shotgun sequence, a single window of DNA contains:
- the bmp5 gene encoding bone morphogenetic protein 5, translating into MTALAVLAWSCLTFLSCAFCGVSDNHVHSSFIYRRLRNHERREIQREILSILGLPHRPRPFSPGKQASSAPLFMLDLYNAMAVEEEEEEEEEEAARGLHQGAGKSVGARAQGHSRKSYYSPQHAGYTRVAQPYRAPLLGHSPALTNAQDTNFLNDADMVMSFVNLVEKDKDFSHQRRHYKEFRFDLTQIPDGEAVTAAEFRIYKDRSHVRYNNITLKIMIYQVIKEYQNKDAETFLLDSKKVQGTDGGWLVFDITATSNHWVMNPQQNFGLQLCVETMDGRSINIKSAGIIGRNGPQSKQPFMVAFFKASGVLLRSVRAAGGKKKNHNRNKSNNQQETSRTPKTGDYNTSEQKQACKKHELYVSFRDLGWQDWIIAPEGYAAFYCDGECSFPLNAHMNATNHAIVQTLVHLMFPNNVPKPCCAPTKLNAISVLYFDDSSNVILKKYRNMVVRSCGCH; encoded by the exons ATGACAGCGCTCGCTGTTCTTGCGTGGAGCTGTTTGACTTTTCTCTCCTGCGCGTTCTGCGGCGTCAGCGACAACCATGTGCACTCCAGTTTTATCTACAGGCGCCTGCGCAATCACGAGCGCCGGGAGATCCAGAGAGAGATCCTCTCCATCCTGGGCTTGCCCCACCGGCCGAGGCCCTTCTCCCCCGGGAAGCAGGCGTCCTCCGCGCCGCTCTTCATGCTCGACCTCTACAACGCCATGGccgtggaggaggaagaggaggaggaggaggaagaggcggCCAGGGGCTTGCATCAGGGCGCAGGGAAGAGCGTCGGTGCCAGGGCTCAGGGGCACTCCAGGAAAAGTTACTACAGCCCCCAGCACGCGGGCTACACCCGCGTGGCGCAGCCGTACCGTGCGCCTCTGCTGGGCCACAGTCCGGCTCTCACCAACGCGCAAGACACCAACTTCCTCAATGACGCAGACATGGTCATGAGTTTTGTCAATTTGG tggaaaaagataaagattttTCTCACCAAAGAAGACACTACAAGGAGTTTCGTTTTGACCTGACTCAGATCCCGGACGGAGAGGCGGTGACTGCAGCAGAGTTCAGGATCTACAAGGACCGCAGTCATGTCCGCTACAACAATATCACCCTCAAAATTATGATATATCAAGTCATCAAGGAATATCAAAACAA agaTGCAGAGACTTTTTtgcttgactccaaaaaggtCCAGGGAACCGATGGGGGGTGGTTAGTGTTCGACATAACAGCCACCAGTAACCACTGGGTGATGAACCCACAGCAGAACTTCGGCCTTCAGCTCTGTGTGGAGACCATGGACG GACGAAGTATCAACATTAAATCTGCTGGAATCATCGGGAGGAACGGGCCCCAGTCCAAACAGCCGTTCATGGTTGCTTTCTTTAAGGCCAGCGGGGTGTTGCTTCGCTCCGTCCGAGCTGCCGGTGGGAAAAAGAAGAACCACAATCGCAATAAATCCAATAATCAGCAAGAAACATCAAGGACGCCAAAAACCGGAG attataaCACCAGTGAACAGAAGCAGGCCTGTAAGAAGCATGAGCTTTACGTCAGTTTTCGAGACCTGGGCTGGCAG GACTGGATTATTGCACCTGAGGGATATGCAGCATTTTACTGTGATGGCGAATGTTCGTTTCCACTCAATGCTCACATGAATGCAACAAATCATGCAATTGTGCAAACCCTG GTCCATTTAATGTTTCCAAACAATGTGCCAAAGCCATGCTGTGCCCCAACCAAGCTCAACGCCATATCGGTGCTTTACTTTGATGACAGCTCCAATGTTATTctgaaaaaatatagaaatatggTGGTCAGATCTTGTGGGTGCCATTAG